A window from Gemmatimonadaceae bacterium encodes these proteins:
- a CDS encoding prolyl oligopeptidase family serine peptidase, translated as MHMHRLSAAAILCLTAMASASRAQQVKPLSIEDALATRTFGIYAPISVSPDGRWVAYTIVDPRKRRSHSEKAPNFLSTGASRDAEGAELWIADTKTGATRDLTGHTGNSWDGVWSPDGSQLAFYSDRDGMARLWVWDRATATVRRVSSVIPRAWVMFESPEWTPDGAALIVKVLPEGDTIGPAGDSAAKAALALPNDSTPTAEVRTANIGRSDTARVDSGSNPAAIADLALVRISDGTVRRLVRRSQIMEYSVSPTGERVAYTILSGVVVTPEITWVYDIGVTDLKTGATRIIAHRVPNFWGPTISWSPDGLHIAFTTKPHSYGLENLPDRPLPPGDCYVASVLNDSVRDLTPGAHVDLGTSFHAPVWSANGSTLFLVGGGALWRVDAQRGGLEPVGRVPGRAAVAIITTGPFARPWPSNAGDTLFVRTLDERTLKVGVARIDVRTGVSELAYEDDEWLPVASRTALGMAAAADVFVYQRESAAHPGDLWVAEPKFLARRRLTHINPQLDDYVFGERRLIYWRSDDGDSLRGALLLPAGYKAGKRYPLISWQYGGETWSMFANNFGVIPIFVDYIQILATRGYAVLVPDAPQHIGTPMLDLAKTVLPGVNRAIELGVADPARLGIMGLSYGCFSTLMLIVQTTRFKAAECGSGASSIIGMTGTELGWAWADSGQGKMGATVWQRRDRYIENSAYFYLDRVATPILMVNGTADPGVPSFLADETYAALRQLGKRVEYVRYVGESHGPMAYSRANVTDYLNRLVRWFGTYLSDSSSHATPDSIR; from the coding sequence ATGCACATGCATCGACTGTCCGCGGCGGCGATCCTTTGCCTAACCGCGATGGCTTCCGCGTCCCGCGCGCAACAGGTCAAGCCCTTGTCCATCGAGGACGCGCTGGCCACGCGCACGTTCGGGATCTACGCGCCAATCTCGGTGTCGCCCGACGGACGCTGGGTCGCGTACACCATCGTGGATCCGCGAAAGCGGCGAAGTCACAGTGAGAAGGCGCCTAACTTTCTCTCGACTGGCGCGTCGCGCGACGCCGAAGGCGCCGAGCTGTGGATCGCCGACACGAAAACGGGCGCCACGCGAGATCTCACCGGGCACACCGGGAATAGCTGGGATGGCGTGTGGTCACCGGATGGATCTCAGCTCGCTTTCTACAGTGACCGTGACGGAATGGCGCGCCTCTGGGTGTGGGACCGCGCAACGGCAACGGTACGCCGCGTCTCCTCCGTGATTCCGCGGGCGTGGGTGATGTTTGAATCGCCCGAGTGGACGCCCGATGGGGCGGCACTGATCGTGAAGGTCCTTCCGGAAGGCGACACGATCGGGCCTGCCGGAGACAGCGCTGCGAAGGCCGCCCTCGCGCTGCCTAACGATAGCACCCCGACGGCGGAGGTGCGGACGGCGAATATCGGTCGCTCCGACACGGCGCGTGTCGATAGCGGCTCGAACCCGGCAGCCATCGCGGACCTTGCGCTCGTGCGAATCTCGGACGGCACCGTGCGGCGCCTCGTCCGGCGATCGCAAATTATGGAATACTCGGTGTCGCCGACCGGCGAGCGGGTCGCCTATACGATACTCAGTGGGGTGGTGGTCACGCCCGAGATCACCTGGGTGTACGACATCGGCGTCACAGATCTGAAAACCGGTGCGACACGGATCATCGCGCACCGCGTTCCGAATTTCTGGGGGCCGACAATCAGCTGGTCGCCGGATGGTCTGCACATCGCGTTCACCACCAAGCCCCACAGCTACGGCCTGGAGAACCTTCCCGATCGACCGTTGCCACCCGGTGACTGCTACGTCGCCAGCGTGCTGAACGACTCGGTTCGCGACCTGACGCCGGGCGCGCACGTCGATCTCGGCACCAGCTTCCACGCGCCCGTGTGGAGTGCTAACGGTTCAACCCTGTTCCTGGTAGGCGGAGGCGCGCTCTGGCGCGTCGACGCCCAACGAGGTGGACTTGAACCCGTCGGTCGCGTACCGGGACGCGCAGCAGTCGCCATCATCACGACCGGACCCTTTGCCCGACCGTGGCCGTCTAACGCCGGCGACACGCTATTCGTGCGAACGCTCGATGAACGAACCTTGAAAGTGGGGGTCGCGCGCATCGATGTACGCACCGGTGTCAGCGAGCTCGCCTACGAGGACGACGAATGGCTGCCCGTTGCAAGCCGCACAGCGTTGGGCATGGCGGCCGCGGCCGACGTGTTCGTCTACCAGCGCGAGAGCGCGGCGCATCCGGGCGACCTGTGGGTCGCGGAGCCGAAGTTCCTCGCGCGGCGGCGCCTCACGCACATCAATCCGCAGCTCGATGACTACGTGTTCGGAGAGCGGCGTCTCATCTACTGGCGCAGCGATGATGGTGACTCGTTGCGCGGCGCGCTGCTTCTACCCGCGGGTTACAAAGCCGGCAAGCGCTATCCGCTGATCTCGTGGCAATACGGCGGCGAAACCTGGTCAATGTTCGCGAACAACTTCGGCGTGATTCCGATATTTGTCGACTACATCCAGATCCTGGCGACCCGCGGCTACGCAGTGCTTGTTCCCGATGCGCCGCAGCACATCGGCACGCCCATGCTGGATCTCGCAAAGACGGTACTGCCGGGCGTCAATCGCGCGATAGAGCTCGGCGTCGCCGACCCGGCGCGACTCGGGATCATGGGACTCAGCTATGGCTGCTTCTCGACACTCATGCTCATCGTGCAAACGACGCGCTTCAAAGCGGCGGAGTGCGGCTCGGGTGCGTCGAGCATCATTGGAATGACAGGAACCGAGCTAGGCTGGGCTTGGGCGGATTCCGGACAAGGCAAGATGGGCGCGACAGTGTGGCAGCGGCGAGACCGATACATCGAGAACTCGGCCTACTTCTATCTCGATCGCGTGGCGACGCCGATTCTGATGGTCAACGGGACCGCGGACCCTGGAGTGCCATCGTTCCTTGCGGACGAGACCTACGCAGCGCTCCGCCAGTTAGGCAAGCGCGTCGAATATGTGCGCTATGTCGGCGAAAGCCATGGCCCAATGGCATACAGCCGCGCCAACGTCACCGACTACCTGAATCGCCTGGTGCGATGGTTCGGAACCTATCTGAGTGACTCGTCGAGTCACGCCACGCCCGACTCGATTCGTTAG
- a CDS encoding sialidase family protein, with the protein MIAASMLGLADGRLGAAVYATFDAGRHWTESRIAPRDSMLSLGGDPLVYIMRDGTALFGVGTQQAGRSVTAVSRSTDGGRTWERPQVMNYRDRPFMAFDTTGTDLDGTIYIAGIDNGLLLSHSTDDGRSFSYPAIITRDLGGPDPSAPIRGVLTDMVVTPDGVLVMPFNSRLDMRDSIPRFKKDSVMTNAFRVLVSDDGGRSFFAMREGPRAHWVVNYANSQALGAPRVALDQSRGTFRGRLYLVWTDWDIARRAYVVRLAYSSDAGKTWNTTVVSDDTSGHDPGNAALAVTRDGIVGVIWNDRRDDPRNRCWRLYGAISVDGGASFLPNARLSTAPTCVNTPGNWVLSTWYEYDHWTEPDRPRPGFGVTALIPVRFPNGGDTQGLVADADGVFHAAWINGATGTLQLWHTAFAVDSAIVAAVRNKNERKMAGSAATPVPSGRVDVTQELSFVMSHPAIDFTRGTLEVTMRVKNATGLTVHGPIEVVVDRLKADWSNAMGLANLRVANADSGGGGLGATWVFAAGADRMLHPGATTPPRVLRFRFDGGVPDEPDGYFEPAFRILARSTGAAGQR; encoded by the coding sequence ATGATCGCCGCCTCGATGCTCGGGCTCGCCGATGGCCGCCTGGGGGCGGCTGTGTACGCGACGTTCGATGCCGGCCGCCACTGGACAGAATCACGGATCGCTCCGCGGGACAGCATGCTTTCGTTAGGCGGCGATCCGCTCGTCTATATCATGCGCGACGGAACGGCACTGTTCGGTGTCGGCACGCAACAGGCCGGCCGCTCCGTGACTGCTGTCAGCCGGTCGACTGACGGTGGACGCACGTGGGAGCGCCCGCAAGTGATGAATTACCGCGACCGTCCGTTCATGGCGTTCGATACGACGGGTACGGATCTCGATGGAACCATCTACATAGCCGGTATCGACAACGGCCTCCTGCTCAGCCACTCGACCGATGACGGCCGGAGCTTCAGTTATCCGGCGATCATCACGCGTGATCTGGGCGGGCCCGACCCAAGCGCGCCGATCCGAGGCGTCCTAACCGACATGGTGGTCACGCCCGACGGTGTGCTGGTCATGCCGTTCAACAGTCGGCTCGACATGCGTGACTCGATACCGCGATTCAAGAAAGATTCGGTGATGACCAACGCGTTCCGAGTCCTCGTCTCGGACGACGGCGGGCGATCGTTTTTCGCGATGCGCGAGGGCCCTCGCGCGCATTGGGTGGTGAACTATGCAAATAGCCAGGCGCTCGGCGCGCCACGCGTGGCGCTCGATCAATCGCGAGGCACGTTTCGCGGCCGACTCTATCTGGTGTGGACGGACTGGGACATCGCTCGCCGTGCCTACGTCGTGCGGCTCGCCTACTCGAGCGACGCCGGGAAAACGTGGAATACCACAGTCGTCAGCGATGACACCTCCGGCCACGATCCAGGCAACGCCGCGCTCGCCGTCACCAGAGACGGGATCGTTGGCGTGATCTGGAACGACCGGCGCGACGATCCGCGAAACCGCTGTTGGCGTCTCTACGGCGCAATCTCCGTTGATGGCGGCGCATCGTTCCTGCCTAACGCGAGATTGAGCACTGCGCCGACGTGCGTCAACACTCCGGGCAACTGGGTGCTCAGCACCTGGTATGAGTACGATCACTGGACCGAACCGGACCGGCCGCGTCCAGGGTTCGGGGTGACCGCGTTGATCCCGGTGCGGTTTCCGAACGGCGGCGACACCCAGGGACTCGTTGCCGATGCCGATGGCGTATTCCACGCCGCGTGGATCAACGGCGCGACGGGAACGCTTCAGCTCTGGCACACCGCGTTCGCGGTCGACTCGGCGATCGTGGCGGCGGTACGGAACAAGAACGAGCGGAAGATGGCCGGCTCGGCGGCCACGCCCGTGCCGTCGGGGCGTGTGGATGTCACGCAGGAACTCAGCTTCGTCATGAGCCACCCGGCGATCGACTTCACACGCGGCACGCTCGAGGTCACGATGCGGGTGAAGAATGCGACGGGCCTCACCGTGCATGGGCCGATCGAGGTTGTCGTCGACCGTCTGAAGGCCGACTGGTCTAACGCAATGGGCCTCGCGAACCTTCGGGTCGCGAATGCCGACAGTGGCGGCGGCGGCCTGGGTGCGACGTGGGTGTTCGCCGCCGGCGCCGATCGCATGTTGCATCCCGGCGCCACGACGCCGCCACGCGTGTTGCGATTCCGCTTCGATGGCGGCGTGCCCGACGAGCCCGACGGCTACTTCGAGCCCGCGTTTCGCATCCTCGCCCGCAGCACCGGCGCGGCTGGCCAACGTTAG